The stretch of DNA AATTTAATTTAAGCACCACCAAAGTAAACTGAAGAATTATGTTGGAGAATACACTAACCATGTCTTGGCAAGACAAAGAAGAAGAAATCGCCCTCCAAGAATTAATTGGTAATCATGCTAAAATTATTGTTTATAATGACGACCATAATACTTTTGATTGGGTAATTGAATCCTTTGTAGAAGTTTGCCGTCATAATGCTGCACAAGCAGAACAATTGAGTTACTTGAT from Aureispira anguillae encodes:
- a CDS encoding ATP-dependent Clp protease adaptor ClpS; translated protein: MLENTLTMSWQDKEEEIALQELIGNHAKIIVYNDDHNTFDWVIESFVEVCRHNAAQAEQLSYLIHFKGKATVKTGSKKELKPIKDALVDRGLSAVIEA